The sequence below is a genomic window from Mercenaria mercenaria strain notata chromosome 14, MADL_Memer_1, whole genome shotgun sequence.
gtttcattaaattgtgtcaaggagatgaaaagagatggtgcgcacaagattgtgtctacggacggatagacggacggacagacagacggacggacagacagacagacaacctgaaaccagtatacacccccccacttacaactttgttgtcggggggtacaataatatgATAGGTCAGTTATAAGTTACCAGAACAgggttttatttaatataataatatgataGCTCAGCTATAAGTTACCAGAACAGggttttatttaatacaacaATATGATAGCTTAGTTATAAGCTACCAGAACAgggttttatttaatataataatatgataGCTAAGTTATAAGTTACCAGACCAGGGTTTTatttaataatacaataatatgaTAGCTAAGTTATAGGTTACCATTTCTTATATATACTTTGAACTTAAAACGAATCTAAACTAGCAATGCAGGTATTGAAACAGAAACAATATATAAACCTTAGCTGAAGAACTTTTATTGTTACTTATTTAAAACATGGATTAAATGGATATGCCCAGTTATTTAGCTTCAGGCTGATATACTTACATCGATGTAACAAGCATTGATGTAAAATGCCGGTTGACCTGGGACAGTCACTCTAGAATGGTTATCTGAAATATACACGTGTCAAATATCCTATTAAAAACAACAGTATAGTTGTCTACAATAGAAATTTAAATAGCATCGAAATTGAAGCAATCAATGGTAGCACTAGACTGAACTTCGACCAATATCTATAAAGATAGCCAATGGTAGAAATCAAATTATTGAAATGATATTCCAAGTCTACATAcataatcaaacagaaatatatacattAGTAATCGATATATGGAAACATATTTTCGACTGTATTGAACGTTTTGGTTTTGACGGTATATTGTCGGCGGTGTGCTTTTAGTTATATAGAATGCTGTAGCTTCCGTTtcagataactttttttttcttttttaattcctaTGCGCTTTTATTCTCAAGGATAGCTGTTATAAACaaattaacttatttttatactttAGTACTTACAGGGGTATATCCCATTATACCTGTTCAATGCTACATTTTCGGGCTTTCTAGCAAAGCTGCAACTCTCTTTCAAATCCAAACCGTTATTAAgtttctgaaataataaatagttgATAACTGTGTGTGTGAAGTTAAATCGCAAGATTAACAAATCTGTATAATGAGTTTTGTTTTAACTGAATATCATATTATCAAACAAGCGAACGTATCGTTTCTATTTCATAtgacttgacacattcaaaattGTATTCTTACATTGTATAATGTAAGGAATCCCTGTAatctttacataattatatatttaaaagaatataCAAGGAAGTTTTCGCAAAAGTACGCATAAAACGAACACTCTTATCTGGCGTATCGGCTTTACGCAATGCAAAAAGGtctatgtttaacctttagccatccgtgcaggctgatcatggtctgcactattcgctatacAGTCTGTAAAgtttcagtaaacatcccttcgaattataaatggtattgcccaaattgaatgatggaccagtccattctagaaatttagcaggctaagggttatcATGCGAACCTACTAAAATGCTTGAAGGAGGTATTTCTCATTATGCCTTTATCAAATGATATACAGCTCTATTATTACACGAAAAGGTTTGATATGCCAGTTTGTATATCTATATTCTTTGAAAAGCGAAACTTTTAACAACTGTTGgcaattttttacatttataattcCGACTACAGATACAATGTAATTACACTATAATATAACCACAGCTATCTGACATTGTTTATTCGTTATTTAATAACATATGAAATTTTCACTACTAATTTGTATCTCCGTGTTTCCGAGTATACTAAAGACCCGTGTTAATGCGTCATCTAGCTACAAACAAAACACAACACAACATATGTTTCAAAGTCATTTGTAACTGAGGTATTTGGGTATTGGCTGACAAGTATTGACATTCAAATAATACATCAATAGTTATTATCATGAAAAATTTATACGGATTTTACATAATCATAATAACGCATTTGTATTCGTAATTGCATTCtaccatttatatcatatataaataatatttatttaattgtttttgcaAACCGGTCGGCTTCTACCCAATTCAGAATGACTTCACAATACAATCACTACAGTTatcaaacaaatttatttacactttACAGTGTCGCCTTATGGTCACTACATTTACTTAAGGGAAATTATTTACTTCTTATTTGTTCCTCAAacgaagaaaattatattttaccTTGAATTCGTTTTCAAATGAATCAACGTGTTCCTTAGTAACATATTTAAGTAAATTGTCCACGTTCACTCTGTGGTTATTTTGTTCCATGTTGTAATGGGTCTCGTCAGTTTTGGTTGCTGAATCATCAACTCGCTCGTCTGTTTGTTCGTCATCGATGTCCACTACGGCTGATGCATTCTTCACTGAAATTATCTGTTTCCTCTCCTTCCCTGAAGGTACATTGCTTTTTTGAGTTATTGTGTTATATTCGGCCTTGACTCTATTCAGAAATTTTCCCCACCTAACTGATGAAGTGTATTACTGTTAGTTCACTCCCCACACCACCCCATCTCTCTGTCAAAATTATCTCTGGAATtgaacttacatacaaaaacaacgAAAACATATCCTATTTGGAAATTAATGCTGACATGTTTAACTAAACTGATCATTACAGTGTTCAAAATAAAGGTGTCATATTTtcgttataaacataaaatatattagtttagggagagcgcagatcgacggatctcggggtcgtgggtccgatcctcgggcggggcgaatgttctctgtgacgatttgatggaagacattgtgcctgaaatcattcgttctccacctctgattcatgcggggaagttggcagttacttgcggagaacaggtttgtactggtacagaatccaggaacactggttaggttaactgcccgccgttacataattgaaatactgttgaaagtcggcgtaaaacccaaaacaatatCATATATTTGTTATAGGTTTGACTATTGGATTAACATAATAGTAAGTAACATTTGATCCGTAGTTTTTATCACCTCCTTTTATGGTTCTTACATTAAAcattcatgtgtaatattgaaagtagtgttATTCTAACcatttaattatacattttatttcctgTTTGGACAGCATGTTTATCTGTTCTaacagaaaatttcaaaaagacTGATGGAACTTAAATACAACGTAGCTATTAATATGGAGAACTTGAAAGacaattttatatctttaaaaatttaGCGTTGTTGCTCATTTGTGCAATATAATACCATTGCTTGGGATTGATTATGAATGTTTATTATGAGTTCTtcttcaaatttatattttgacaaatgcaTCTTGATGAAAAATTACTTAGAATATTTACGAAATAGAAGAATTCTACCCATACCAGTAATGTTTCCATATGTGTGTTCTTCATTTCTCTCATATTCAGCTACTTCCGCGTTTCCTCGAATGCCTTTCTCTTCGCTTTTAAGCCTCGATATGAATTGACATATCCTATGAAATTAACGTATTTTAGAATTTAAAGAAATGCCCAAGAAagtatataaattgatgagtcaGCGGACAATGAATGATTATTTTGTGAACATGATGTAAGTATAATTGTAACAAATGAGTAGAATTTCAATATCCATGTTTATTCTCAATACCTGTTTAAACTTTATTGAAATAAACGGCATGCATTCATATGCATATACAAATATATGTGTACTTATGATAATGTTTTAACATACCTTCGTCTGTAAAACCAAACAGCTGCAATGACACCTGCTGTTATTGCTAGGCAGACAATACACCCTACAACAGGACCTGTAACGTTCACTGGATCCGATGAACCTTTCTCTTCAATAAAATGTGTATAATGTGTACCTCGCAGACGGGTAGATTGCAtaacagttttttgttttgttttgggtttaacaccgtttttcaacagtatttcagtcatgtaacggcgggcagttagcctaaccagtgttcctggattctgtaccagtacaaacctgttctccgcaagtaactgccaacttccccacatgaatcagaggtggaggactaatgatttcagacacaatgtcgtttatcaaatagtcacggagaacatacgcctcgcccgaggatcgaactcacgaccccgcgatccgtagaccaacgctcttacctactgagctaagcgggcgggcttattgCATAATAGAGGTTAAAGATTGCATAACAGaggttaaaggtatattagatccaaatttcatattaaaaacatgaacaatgaCTTCACATAGTTTATGttaacttaaaattaaaaagtttctttGTATTAACAATTActgtactatgcattaggtttaaataCAGTACACACTGTACTCGCACAAGTAAAgataaatacagtataaatgtgtacatgtactaccactaaaatgAATggctctatatgcaaacttaatttatatgtTTAGTAAAGCTCGATAcaattgatgaggattttatacatctGAAGTAgaaatctaaagataaaatatttttgtaaaagatggCCGTTGaatatctttaacaaaaataaataaaaata
It includes:
- the LOC123527626 gene encoding receptor-type tyrosine-protein phosphatase T-like is translated as MQSTRLRGTHYTHFIEEKGSSDPVNVTGPVVGCIVCLAITAGVIAAVWFYRRRICQFISRLKSEEKGIRGNAEVAEYERNEEHTYGNITGMGKERKQIISVKNASAVVDIDDEQTDERVDDSATKTDETHYNMEQNNHRVNVDNLLKYVTKEHVDSFENEFKKLNNGLDLKESCSFARKPENVALNRYNGIYPYNHSRVTVPGQPAFYINACYIDGYNKRKAYIASSGPTAKTTDTFSTFWSMVWNEKSDIIVMLTNLNEPSGKKCEKYWPESEREELYGRVKVKCLSVEEYAEYTVRTFTVAKVF